A stretch of DNA from Perca fluviatilis chromosome 15, GENO_Pfluv_1.0, whole genome shotgun sequence:
GAgttcctgtctctgtgtgtggacAAACTGACAGAAATCATTGCCAGTGATTTTCTCAATGTGCCTAAAGAGGAGATGGTGTTTGAGGCCGCCATATCGTGGTTGAATAAATGTACGTCTCGCAAACAGAGCTTTGAAAAGGTCAGTTTACACAAGCTCAGTTACTACTTTTTGCATCCTCATTATAATGCACACACAGTCTCGTAAGTTGTTCTCATCTGTCGGCAAGAAGGCGAATAAGTATATACATGTCAAATTATTGCTTTTAAGGGATCGGGGGGGTAAATAACTTTTGACTGAGCCCTGTGACTTTCCAACAATGAAATAATAGCTGGCACATTGACAGTTTCATCAGATTTCTCTCTTTCCATTTGTTCCTCAAAGGTCCTTGAACATATCCGGCTGCCTCTCATCAGCCCCTACTACCTCCACGATGTGATCGAGTCTCTGGATGTGGTGAAGGAGAACCAGGGTTGCCAGAAGCTCATCTCTGAGGCCAAGGACTACCTGCTGCTAAAGGACCGCCGTGGAGAGCTCTACTGCTCCAGATCCAGGCCACGCAGGTCCACCGGTAAACTCCCTCGCATCGCATGCTTTTTCTTTGAGTAGAGGCTGTATCTAGTGTTTATTTTGCTACACTTTTTTCAATTAGCACTTTCTAGTTTGAAATCCTTATATCAAGTGATATAAGGATGAGACTCACATTTTGTTccctttttttgtataaaaaGGTACACATTCAagcatttttttcattattattattattattattattgattatacacctgttttttttttttgcaatacaCAAACCACAAGAacacgattaatcaattagtcaatCATCAGAACGTCAATCGGCAACTTTTGTAATAACCAATTAATCAAAGgcaaagcaaaaatgccaaattcACACGTTTTCTTGGTCTTCTATCATATAAAGCCACTTATCTGTGGGGTTTGGACCCGTGGTCGgccaaaacaagacatttaaatacGTCAACTTCAGCTTTGAGAAATTGTGAGGGGCATTTTTTTCGTATTTTATGGAACAAATGATGAATCGACCAAACGGATTAAGCGATAATGCAAATAATATTGTTTGCAGCCCTACACACGACTACGTTGTGTCCTACAGGGGCAAATTAGTTTTAGATGGAACATCAATCCAAAGGCCAACGTGCCTGGGCTTACTATTCTGTTCCTCTACtcctgttgccatggcaacagagACAGCTGAAGTGATAGTGACAGTTGGCGGGGAGGATGACAAGGTGGTTCTGCGCAGCGTCGAGAGCTTCGATCCTGTGACGAATCAATGGAAGAATCTGGCCTGCCTGCCATTCGCTGTGAGCAAACACGGGCTGGTCCTGTCAGGTGAGATTCAGTGAAATTAAATTCATGACCGAGTGGATAATGATGCTCCCTATTGTGTCCACCCTCTGAAATGAGCAACAGCTAAGCTTAAGACGCAGTGCATATGACAAGTGACGTGTTTGTTTCCATCCTCCTGTTCTCCGTCTCTGTAGACTCCACTCTGTATTTGGCAGGAGGAGAGTTTCCTGATGGCTCAGCCAGCAGAGAGATGTGGCGCTACGACCCCTGCTTCGACTCCTGGATGGAGATGGCTCCCATGAATGTAGCTCGCTCTGAGTTAGGTGAGGCAGTCTCAGTACAACAAGCCCTTTCTCATACCACAGAGActgtctaataaggggagaacttgcACTCTCGGGGaaacttccggcttctgaactggttgcagttccactctggttACACATGAGGGCGCTCACGggcgagtgcagaatgaatggaggtctatggagctatacccctcaaaatctaCTTTTCTCagaattttttgtctagtaatttgaatgttgcattcgaaaggggaggcaaagaaaatacacactgctgtttttttttttttttttttttaaagtcgcttttttgttctaaaaagccttttaaaatgtcaatgacgtcatacacatcgtATTGAccggagatactgctttacggcaagctctgagtcgcttcctttgttctctcgaggcatcgacaacacagctgacaggttaggctctccctgtcaatacacgGGCTAGAAAGAGTTTTTGGGCTTAATAGGGAGGGAACAGGCTCTCCGTAGACGGGCTCTGCTCTGACCTTCTGGTTCCACTTCGGATGCCGTCGAGCAGGATCTCtggtcgtaatcagtccttcactgaccaatcagcattcattagcagaatgctagcgtgttatgggcaacaactcaactcaacctgtaagaaatcaaaaggacataagtactcgttcattcaactttcaaaCTACAATCCATGTTGaatttgcaaaaactacaatcaaatctgagattgtTCAAcggcaatcaggcgaaagagacaaatttagacGTCTAGCTGCATAGACTCCCATTCCTTTTGCACTTgcccgcgatcacccccagtggaactctggtggaactgcagcCAAATTCAGTACAATGGGGCTTAATAAGGAGTGAAAAGGCTCGCCGTAGATGGGCTCTGTCTACTGTAAAAGACTTCATATCTGCCTTTCAGCGAGaagaagggggggaaaaaaaaaagagagaaaaatctGTCTTAACGGTCTTTTCCAAGAAGGTCTTTAAAGAAGCATTTTATGATTATGTTTTAGCAGCACCAAGAGCTTTGAATTCCTCATTTTTGGTTGCTAATTTTTTACACCGTAGTAACAGGTAACGTCGTGTTTTGTTAAGTTCTCACAGTGGACAAGCACATAGAGAAGTAAAAAGTTGTTATAATTGGTGACTTGTTTAATCGTCCTCACTCCTCTCAGGCCTGGTGATGCTGGACGGCTTTGTGTATGCAGTGGGAGGGTGGGAGGGACGCTCTCGCCTGGACTCGGTGGAGTGCTACAACCCTCACACCAACTCCTGGCAATTCACAGAATCTGTGAAGATGGCTGTCACAAGTCCTGCTGTGGTGGCCCTGGACGGACTCCTCTATGTTACTGGTAGGAAACTACACATGTGAACGCTTTTCTTGAGGTCGTgcttttattataaaaatatttggatttgcgtttttttttttttattatttatttattttttttttttcatgtgtcaCATGTGGCAACAGGTGGTGCAATTCTAGAGGATGGCGACGGCACAGACCTTGCTCAGGTGTACAACCCTAAAACCTCTGTATGGACAGAGGTTGCCCCCATGCAGATCGCTCGGTCTGGTTCAGCTGCTTGCACACTCAAAGGAAAGATTTATGTTATAGGTGCGTAACACGTTAAAGCGCTCAACAACACAGCAACCACTCTAATGAAAGCAGGCAAGATAATGACATTGACTGTTCAATCTCTCGTTCATTCTCCCAGGTGGATGGCATGCCTCGACAGAGAACACCGATAAGGTGGAGTGTTACAATCCCAAAACCAATCAGTGGACCATGTGCGCCCCCATGAAAGAACGTCGCTACCGGCCTGGTGCTGCTGTGGTGGATGGAAAGATCTACGTCCTGGGAGGAGAAGAAGGCTGGGACAGGTGAGAGGCTAATCTGGGAAAATTCCAAAAAAGTAGCTTTTAAATCTAATAGTCATCTAATCCCAGCAGGAACTTTTGCAGGAGCCTAAGAACTATTTCAGGAATGTACTGGTTTACCTCTATACATCCTTGTTTGCATCCATTCAAACATAAACTTtcaacaataaatacaaagaaTTGTTTGAAAATCAGACTATATACCTTATCTTCATGTGTTCAGATGCTGTTGAAACGCAAAGAGGAATGCGTAAAATGGGCTTTTGGTTCCGGATTTAGTTCCTTTGGATTAAAAACACTGACAATTTACAGCCATTCTTGTTCTAATGCTAATCGCCCATTTCATGCAGATATCATGACACTATCGAGAGGTACTGTGACGAGAAGGACATGTGGGAGATCATTGGGGAGATGACCACCAGTCGCAGctggctcagctgtgtgtctctCCAGCTGAGGAAGGACCTCCACATAAGCAGCTTTCCCGGGACGCCAAATGACAGCTGATCTGTCTGAGGAAATCTTATGTGGTTATTCTTTGCACCCTCATTAGGGGACGGTGCCCTACAAAGCTCAGAGCTGTGGAGGACAGCGAACTGAGAAGGGATGCCTGGATTTGGCAGAGCGCTGTTTGAGCTGTTACAGGCGGCAAAGCGTAGTCTGTTTTTAAACTGACTGCTTGTGGTATAAGTCTCACTTGGGTCCTGTCTTTAGACGTGGCGACAAAGGAAACATCGTACATGAATCTCAAGTTACTGATTGACGACTGCAGTCATAACTCGCCTCCGTATGATGTATGTTTAGGGTACTGTTATTGTTCGAGCACCTGAACTCTGAAGGTTTACTCGGCCAACAAAGTGGATTTTTGTATTCTGTGGCGTATTTAATGGGGTGTGACTAGCTGTGAGAAAAAATGGTAAACATTACGCTCTATCAAAAGATGCTCTATGGGCCAAAGAATCTACAATGTATGTGAATATCTTCGAAGGTCTCCTGTGAAAAAGTCGTCTATACGTGAGCAGTGTTTTTGTAATTAATCTTTGTAAGTTCTGAATGATTGTCTTTACTACTTGTAATATGTtgagtatatttttttaatgtgcaTAATGCATTTTAGTGACTTTAAATGGAGTGGGTTCTAATaaagatttttaattatttgtgaGTGCtgggattttattttacatttcacaGATGACCTAGGAACATGCACAGTGACAAGTTTGACATAGTTAaatatacatttaatttgtttaaaccTAGAAAGCATTGTCTTGCAGAACAGTAGATTTAAAGCAGAGCTAGTAGAAAACTGAAAACTCTTTTCTGCCaggaaaaaagttaataaagAAGTTCAAATGGTAGTGGCTGCTTTCGTCTCTCAGTTGAAACTTATTTTCTCATAGTTTTGTCTTAAAGGTTTCCTGTGGAGTTTCTACCACTAGTAGTGCTATGGAGCGGTTTTTCTAATAAATGGGTCCTTGTGTTTATCTTATGCAAGTTCACAAGGACGTACATACTTTCCTATGAATGTTTTGAGCTTATTACACTGATCTACAGGTGGCGGTATTGTGCCAGCAAAGATGGGGAAATAAGAgtgaatgaatgtaaacaatgcaggatttaaaatatatattttttaaataggctTGCAAATATTTTATGATAAAGGAAATGTATTTGTTCAGAGCTCACGGATATGCATGAGTTTTGTGGAGGAtctaaatgtaaacaaaacgtatttgtttgtactttttttgtgtgtttctcagtTTTAATTTAGTAAATTTTAGTTTAGAATTCGGCTCAGTATTTCGTAGTTCATTATTTTATATGATTTGACAAACCAGAGTTTAGTTTATGataaagaagagagaagagttTATCTTGAAATCCTATATCATCTTTGATCGGCTGCACGGtccagtgcattgtgggtaatacCTTAGTCCGCCGCCATATCTGTCTTTCTGTACCGGCTGAAGGAGAGAGACTAGAGTCATGAGAGGAATCCGGGCTCTGAACAATCTCCCCGTGAGTCTCGTGTTTTCTCTGTATTATCTGAGCCGACACGAGCTAAATTCTGCTCGTTGTGGTTTTCGGTCTGCTTTAAAAGTGAAACCGCATTTGGCTCCAGTTAGCCTGCTGGCTAGTTAGCTTGCTAGGTGGCTAGCTAATGCAggtttagctagctaactatctaACGTTAACGTAAGACTTGCTTGCGTGGTTAAAGTAAGGCATCATTCACATTAATTGAATGTCCGGTATAATGCGTATGCAGCAAAACAGGCAATTGGTTCGGTTTGGTCGGGCCGCTTGTGGTTCAGCTGGATGCAACCTGAAGGTCATCACCAAACTCGCGTATCCCAAATATTTTGATCCAGGCGAACAACGCCCACAATTTGGTCATATTCAAATACACCAAGACATTTTGCAGATACACTCCCCCAATTCTTTGTTTACAGGACACATGTTCATGTGGTCTCAATGTACAAAGTTGCACGGGTAATTTCGGAACACCCTACTCTCACGCACCCTACTCCACTTTACTACAGGCTGTCAATGTCTGACATCACATGCCATACATGGAAATGATCATGTAGTGCGTACACTTCGTTATTTGTTTGGTTGATTAACAAAAAACGCAGCTGAATCTCATGTTGAGTTATTAACAACTATCCTCACTGTCAAGGACAGTGGAAGAAGTTCCACGGAAGAGGATTCTCTCAGAGGGAAAATTGCTAAAGAAGTCACTAGTCTTAAATCCAGTGTCACTACATCCCACAGAAACGCTGCTATGCCGCTGCCAGGAGAAGTGAAGCTCTGACTGAACCCCTCACAGGCCGCGCACCGTCCTCAGCTGCACTTCTCCCTTCCCAAAATGTCCAGGTCGGTCCTGCCATCGGCTACACACGAATAGCTGTTGCAGGTTACAATCAAACTGGACATATACGTATATTTGTTTACAGTGAGATTGCAAGTTTTtagtaaaacaaaatgttttttttgctgctttagGTGTCCAAGCTTCCAAACGGTCTGGTGGTAGCATCTCTGGAGAACAATTCCCCCCTGTCCAGTGTTGGTGTGTTTGTAAAAGCTGGGTGTCGCTATGAGACAGTGGAAAACCAGGGCGTCTCTCATGTGCTTCGACTAGCAGCAAACCTGGTACTTTTTGAATGCGTCTTCTCGTAGCTGCTTACTGTAGAGCACAGTTAGCTCTCGTTTTCCTTTTGCGGTATATCATACTTTATTAAAGAGGTATCCCAGCCCACAACCTGTTAGTTTTTAAATCCTATATCACCAACatgctttttgttgttttatagaCTACGAAGGGTGCGTCTGCCTTCAAGATCTGTCGCGGTGTGGAAGCACTGGGGGGCAGCCTGAGGTCAGTGAGGGCACTctctgcacatgcacacactgacaGTTCCTGCATTTCCTGCTATAAATACATACCAGTGTAACCAAATAGCCCACCACATTGAACCAACTGTGTCGTCATCTGTACCTGCAGTGTGACATCATCAAGAGAGACCACCGTCTACACCGCAGACTGCTTGAGAGATCACCTGTAAGTGCGTCCCTCTTTATGTCGAGCCTGTTATGTTGTTGCACTCCTATGTTGACGCCTCAGTATGTGTTAACCttactgtatctgtgtgtgtgcacgcagaGATTTATTATTTGAGTTTTTGGTCAACGTGACTGCAGCTCAGGACTTCCGGCCATGGGAGGTGGACGATCTGACGTCCAGGGTGAAGATCGACAAGGCTCTGGCTCAGCAGTGTCCTCAGATAGGTTAGTACCAGGAACAAAATATCCGTTCCTAACCTACCTTTTCATTGTGGAAATTGTGGTGTCATGTCATGCCAGAAACACGCGAAGCGCCGTGAAGCGAAGCAAAGCTATTTTCATTTCGCCACACCAGCTGCGGCCTGTGCGCTGCAAATACGTTTCAGCATCTCCTCTATTTTGTCTGCGAGCCGCGAGGGAATGCgtcaagccaggcaggtaatcatATACAGGAAGGCCACATTGCAGTTggttacttttcaaaataatataaaattcaaaataaaacacccagttCTATGGTGAtttttggctgtcttgacttctttctttctttcttttttttctgttttgattatttttttgggtactttccctttattacatagagacagtggatagacatgaaagggggggagagagatgggggatgacacgcagcaggtcggattcaaacccgtaccgctgcaggactcagccaacatgttgcgaacgctcttactgggtgagctagaggccaccccggctgtcttgacttctaaGCTGTGTTTAGAGCTAGACACGTGATtaggcacacagagagagagactgacggacagcgcgcgcgcacacacacacacacactcaaccaaaaaaaaaacgtactgggagagagagagatagagagagagccGTTCTGTCGAGTGAAGAGGAGAAGGATCGCTTTGTGTCCGGCACAGAGAAATGCGCGTCTGGTATCAACAGCCAGGAGCGCGGTCAGGCACAAATCTACGCTTCACAGCTATTCGCGGCGCTTCTGTGTGCAGTGGGTTTCCACTGTCAGATTTGAAATCTGCATTAAGTGATTTTGAGCTCTTGGGCCAAAGCAAACAGCAACAGAACTTTGGCCTTTGTTATACAGTAGCGGAATGAGAGCAATATCAGACCAATCTGACAAATGTAGATCAATCGTTAACTGGCACTTTCTTATTTGGCTTCTTTATCTGTGAGTAAACAAAAACTGTGAGCTAAAAGCTGCAAGTAGATGCATAGTGGGCTGCTTTTTCTCAGTGGGATTGGCATATCACAGGGACTAATTTGACTCAATATTCATTATAACGGTAATGCGTAAAGACACAGTAAAACGTGTCCAAGTTCGAATTTTGTGTTGATTGTTAATTTCTCTTGTTACATGTCAAATATGTGTCATgtcaaaaaatttttttttagagaaatAGGGCCTATGTCACATTAATGAAGCTAAAGACACTCCAACTTTcatttcactttgactttagtgGAGATTTGAAGATGTAGTTTGTGGAGCATGCTTTCTGTAATTCGGAGTAATTTCTGTTTTCACCCGCAGGTGTAATTGAGAAGTTGCATGAGGCAGCGTACAAAAACGCCCTGTCCAACTCTCTGTACTGCCCTGACTACATGGTTGGTCGTGTCTCCTCTACACAGGTATGGATCTTTGTTAGCAAGACATACGAATATAGCTTTTTATCCTTAGTGTGTGCATAGCTCTTACAcactgctcctcttcctcctcctcctcatcgtcCCCTTGTAGCTGCAGTCATTTGTTGAGGACCATTTCACCGCTGGCAGAATGGCTCTTGTAGGACTGGGTGAGTGTCGCTTGTCTGCATCGTTTTTTCACAGCTGCTCTCCTTTCTCATCGGGCTTTGTTT
This window harbors:
- the si:ch211-256e16.3 gene encoding kelch-like protein 20 isoform X2: MLVVAVCRLMVGRVGSRQSGHDYVCQAMFSTDLIESKQERVAINGVEPQMIGMLVSYAYTSEVYISKANVQALLAAANLLDVMAVREACCRFMEHQMDEMNCVGIHCFAEAHSCKVLEKRSMDYIHENFSSVSQQEEFLSLCVDKLTEIIASDFLNVPKEEMVFEAAISWLNKCTSRKQSFEKVLEHIRLPLISPYYLHDVIESLDVVKENQGCQKLISEAKDYLLLKDRRGELYCSRSRPRRSTETAEVIVTVGGEDDKVVLRSVESFDPVTNQWKNLACLPFAVSKHGLVLSDSTLYLAGGEFPDGSASREMWRYDPCFDSWMEMAPMNVARSELGLVMLDGFVYAVGGWEGRSRLDSVECYNPHTNSWQFTESVKMAVTSPAVVALDGLLYVTGGAILEDGDGTDLAQVYNPKTSVWTEVAPMQIARSGSAACTLKGKIYVIGGWHASTENTDKVECYNPKTNQWTMCAPMKERRYRPGAAVVDGKIYVLGGEEGWDRYHDTIERYCDEKDMWEIIGEMTTSRSWLSCVSLQLRKDLHISSFPGTPNDS
- the si:ch211-256e16.3 gene encoding kelch-like protein 20 isoform X1, coding for MAEIFAVNAGLPSPSTINVTYPIQEDASAAAAAAAPPSSLSSEDYLFVEPRHSNTVLQGLNSLRLNNAFCDVTLCCGGQEFPCHRIVLASFSSYFQAMFSTDLIESKQERVAINGVEPQMIGMLVSYAYTSEVYISKANVQALLAAANLLDVMAVREACCRFMEHQMDEMNCVGIHCFAEAHSCKVLEKRSMDYIHENFSSVSQQEEFLSLCVDKLTEIIASDFLNVPKEEMVFEAAISWLNKCTSRKQSFEKVLEHIRLPLISPYYLHDVIESLDVVKENQGCQKLISEAKDYLLLKDRRGELYCSRSRPRRSTETAEVIVTVGGEDDKVVLRSVESFDPVTNQWKNLACLPFAVSKHGLVLSDSTLYLAGGEFPDGSASREMWRYDPCFDSWMEMAPMNVARSELGLVMLDGFVYAVGGWEGRSRLDSVECYNPHTNSWQFTESVKMAVTSPAVVALDGLLYVTGGAILEDGDGTDLAQVYNPKTSVWTEVAPMQIARSGSAACTLKGKIYVIGGWHASTENTDKVECYNPKTNQWTMCAPMKERRYRPGAAVVDGKIYVLGGEEGWDRYHDTIERYCDEKDMWEIIGEMTTSRSWLSCVSLQLRKDLHISSFPGTPNDS